The Niastella koreensis GR20-10 genome includes a window with the following:
- a CDS encoding efflux RND transporter permease subunit, translated as MFNIFMKRPVFAIVLSLVIVFMGILAINTLPTSQFPSIAPPRVIVSVAYPGASADVLVKSVLIPMEKAINGVPGMKYMTSDATSAGEANVQVVFDLGTDPNAAVVNVKNRIEQVTNRLPVLVQREGIIVNILQPNMLMYVNVFSTDKHADENFLYNFTNVNILRELSRVKGIGSAQILGSRQYAMRIWLKPDRMRAYNVSTDEVMEALGEQSVIGSPGRLGRSDGKRSEALEYVLTYQGRYNQPEQYKDVIIRAKPDGELLYLKDIADVELGSEFYDIYSNLNGHPSAAVVLKQTYGSNAQDVIKAIKAKLTELKKESFPPGMDYEIDYDVSNFLDASIEKVLHTLGEAFVLVAIVVFIFLGDWRSTLIPTLAVPVSLIGSFFFMQLFGLNINLITLFALVLAIGIVVDNAIVVIEAVHAKMEETHMSPYNATKQVLHEISGAIIAITFVMAAVFIPVAFMSGPVGIFYRQFAITMATAIVLSGVVALTLTPVLCAMLLKNTHGKPKRKTPINWFIGVFNRGFEKLTGRYSSFMERIVSRRLITFVLLGALCFGIFGIGKTLPSGFIPSEDQGMIYAIIQTPPGSTLERTNDLAKRVQEIAEHVDGVQSVSALAGYEVLTEGRGSNAGTCIISLKDWAERKHNVTEIIKELEEKCHEIPGATIEFFGPPAVPGYGAAGGFALRLLDKTNSDNYTDMEKVNDDFMAALRKRKELTGLFTFFSANYPQYELEIDNKAAMQKGVSIGKAMDNLSILIGSTYELGFIRFGNFLKVYVQASPEYRALPDDLLKLYVKNNRDEMVPYSAFMSIKKSHGLNEITRYNMYNSSAIRGEPAAGISSGEAIKIIQEVADKTLPRGYGIDWEGLSKDESARGNEAVIIFGIVLLFVYLILAAQYESFILPLSVILSLPAGVFGSFLLIKFAGLANDIYAQVGLIMLVGLLGKNAVLIVEFAAQKHRAGMTVFRAAMEGAKTRFRPIVMTSLAFIAGLIPLVVATGPGAIGNRTIGSSALGGMLIGTLGGVIVIPGLYYLFAKMAAGRKLIKGEDENPLTEEIDHHVEK; from the coding sequence ATGTTTAATATATTCATGAAGCGGCCGGTCTTCGCGATCGTGCTATCCCTGGTTATTGTCTTTATGGGGATACTGGCCATCAATACCCTTCCAACCTCGCAGTTTCCCTCTATTGCGCCACCACGCGTAATCGTGAGTGTGGCGTATCCGGGCGCCAGTGCCGATGTATTGGTAAAATCAGTACTCATCCCTATGGAAAAAGCCATCAACGGGGTGCCTGGTATGAAGTACATGACATCGGATGCTACCAGCGCCGGTGAGGCCAACGTACAGGTGGTATTTGACCTGGGAACCGATCCGAACGCGGCTGTAGTAAACGTAAAAAACCGTATCGAGCAGGTAACAAACCGGTTGCCGGTACTGGTACAACGCGAAGGTATCATCGTTAACATCCTTCAACCAAACATGTTGATGTATGTGAACGTGTTTAGTACCGACAAGCATGCAGATGAGAACTTCCTCTATAACTTCACCAACGTAAACATTCTGCGCGAGCTGAGCCGCGTAAAAGGTATCGGTAGTGCGCAGATCCTCGGTAGCCGTCAGTATGCCATGCGTATCTGGTTGAAACCTGATCGCATGCGTGCCTATAACGTGTCAACCGACGAAGTGATGGAAGCCCTTGGTGAACAAAGTGTAATCGGTTCGCCCGGTAGGTTGGGGCGTAGTGATGGTAAACGTTCTGAAGCACTGGAATATGTATTGACCTATCAGGGCCGGTATAACCAGCCTGAGCAATATAAGGATGTGATCATCCGCGCAAAACCTGATGGTGAGTTGCTTTACCTGAAAGACATTGCAGATGTTGAATTGGGTAGTGAGTTCTATGACATTTATTCAAACCTGAACGGTCACCCCTCTGCGGCCGTGGTATTGAAACAGACATACGGTAGTAACGCGCAGGATGTAATTAAGGCCATCAAAGCCAAGTTAACAGAACTGAAAAAAGAATCCTTCCCTCCGGGAATGGATTATGAGATCGACTATGACGTATCGAACTTCCTCGATGCTTCTATTGAAAAAGTATTACACACATTGGGTGAGGCCTTCGTGCTGGTGGCCATTGTGGTGTTTATATTCCTTGGCGACTGGCGTTCAACGTTGATTCCCACGCTGGCAGTACCGGTATCGCTGATCGGGTCGTTCTTCTTTATGCAGTTGTTTGGGTTGAACATCAACCTGATTACCCTGTTCGCGTTGGTGTTGGCGATTGGTATTGTGGTGGATAACGCAATTGTGGTAATTGAAGCGGTACACGCGAAAATGGAAGAAACGCATATGTCGCCCTATAATGCCACCAAACAGGTGTTGCATGAGATCAGCGGGGCCATCATCGCCATCACGTTTGTAATGGCGGCGGTGTTCATCCCTGTGGCGTTTATGTCGGGTCCCGTAGGGATCTTCTACCGGCAGTTTGCCATTACCATGGCAACGGCCATCGTACTCTCGGGTGTAGTCGCGTTAACGTTAACCCCCGTATTGTGCGCCATGTTATTAAAGAACACACATGGCAAACCAAAAAGAAAAACACCGATCAACTGGTTCATTGGCGTCTTTAACCGTGGGTTTGAAAAACTGACCGGCCGCTATAGTAGTTTTATGGAAAGGATTGTGAGCCGGCGGTTGATAACCTTTGTATTATTAGGGGCGCTCTGTTTTGGCATTTTTGGTATTGGTAAAACACTGCCATCCGGTTTCATTCCCAGTGAAGACCAGGGTATGATCTATGCCATCATTCAAACGCCGCCCGGTTCTACCCTCGAAAGAACGAATGATCTGGCAAAACGCGTACAGGAGATCGCCGAACACGTAGATGGCGTTCAATCTGTATCGGCGCTGGCGGGTTATGAGGTGTTGACCGAAGGCCGTGGTTCCAATGCCGGTACCTGTATCATCTCATTGAAAGACTGGGCCGAGCGTAAACATAACGTAACGGAGATCATCAAGGAACTGGAAGAAAAATGTCATGAGATCCCTGGCGCTACAATCGAGTTCTTCGGGCCACCAGCCGTTCCTGGTTATGGTGCAGCGGGCGGTTTTGCCCTGCGTTTGCTTGATAAAACCAATAGCGACAACTATACCGACATGGAAAAGGTGAACGATGATTTTATGGCTGCGCTCAGAAAACGCAAAGAGCTCACCGGTTTATTCACCTTCTTCAGTGCCAACTATCCGCAATATGAACTGGAGATCGATAACAAGGCCGCCATGCAAAAAGGCGTATCCATCGGAAAAGCCATGGACAACCTGTCTATCCTGATAGGTAGTACCTATGAGTTAGGTTTCATCCGCTTTGGTAACTTTTTAAAGGTATATGTTCAGGCATCACCTGAATACCGCGCCCTGCCAGACGATCTGTTGAAATTATATGTAAAGAACAACCGGGATGAGATGGTGCCTTATTCAGCATTCATGTCAATTAAAAAATCACATGGTCTCAATGAGATCACCCGGTACAACATGTACAACTCCTCAGCCATTCGCGGGGAACCCGCAGCAGGCATTAGTAGTGGTGAGGCCATCAAAATCATCCAGGAAGTAGCAGATAAAACATTGCCCCGTGGTTATGGTATCGACTGGGAAGGTTTGTCAAAAGACGAATCTGCCCGTGGTAATGAAGCGGTGATCATTTTCGGCATTGTATTGCTATTCGTATACCTGATTTTGGCTGCACAATATGAAAGCTTTATTCTGCCGTTGTCGGTGATCCTGTCGTTGCCGGCAGGGGTGTTTGGTTCATTCCTGCTGATCAAGTTTGCAGGACTGGCAAACGACATTTACGCCCAGGTAGGTTTGATCATGCTGGTAGGTTTGTTGGGTAAGAACGCGGTGTTGATTGTGGAATTTGCAGCGCAGAAACACCGGGCAGGTATGACCGTATTCCGTGCGGCGATGGAAGGAGCCAAAACGCGTTTCCGTCCTATCGTAATGACCTCGCTCGCCTTTATTGCCGGGTTAATACCGCTGGTAGTTGCTACCGGCCCGGGCGCTATCGGTAACCGTACCATCGGTTCATCTGCACTGGGTGGTATGTTGATCGGTACGCTGGGTGGGGTAATAGTGATCCCCGGGTTGTATTACCTGTTCGCCAAAATGGCTGCCGGACGCAAGCTTATTAAAGGCGAAGACGAAAATCCATTAACAGAAGAAATCGATCATCATGTTGAAAAGTAA
- a CDS encoding TolC family protein, translated as MLKSNLLKLLGIGCVCLTYAACKIPVVATKTENKSVPSGFTNSQDTVNMATVKWKSYFTDPNLASLIDTALKNNQELNITLQEITISQNEIAARKGEYLPFVGIRGGAGVEKVGRYTSQGAGDATTEIKPGKEMPDPLPDFLIGAYATWEADIWHKLHNAKKAAVERYLASIEGRNFVVTSLIAEIANSYYELLAFDNQLKIIDSNIAIQTNALEIVKQQKEAARVTELAVRKFEAEVLNTKSLQYGIQQQITETENRINFLLGRFPQHIVRDDNSLNAALPATIQTGIPSQLLSNRPDIKQAELELSAAKLDIQVAKAKFYPSVGISAGVGWNAFSPTYLFRTPESMLYSLAGELVAPLVNKAAIKAEYINANARQVQAVYNYERTIVNAYAEVANQVAKIGNLAKSYDLKAQQVIALTQSIDISNDLFKNARADYMEVLLTQRDALESKFELVETRVQQMKAMVNIYQALGGGWN; from the coding sequence ATGTTGAAAAGTAACCTATTAAAACTACTGGGTATCGGGTGTGTTTGCCTTACCTATGCCGCCTGTAAAATACCTGTTGTAGCAACTAAAACAGAAAACAAATCGGTGCCTTCGGGTTTTACCAATTCCCAGGATACCGTTAACATGGCCACGGTGAAATGGAAAAGCTATTTCACCGATCCCAACCTGGCTTCGCTTATCGACACGGCGTTGAAGAACAACCAGGAATTGAATATCACGTTACAGGAGATAACCATTTCGCAAAACGAAATAGCCGCCAGAAAAGGGGAGTACCTTCCCTTCGTTGGAATAAGAGGCGGAGCAGGGGTTGAAAAAGTAGGCCGCTATACCAGCCAGGGTGCTGGTGATGCTACTACCGAAATAAAACCCGGTAAGGAAATGCCCGATCCGCTGCCCGACTTTTTAATTGGCGCCTACGCTACCTGGGAAGCAGACATCTGGCATAAACTGCACAATGCAAAAAAGGCAGCCGTTGAAAGATATCTTGCATCTATAGAAGGCCGGAACTTTGTGGTTACTTCATTGATCGCCGAGATTGCCAATTCTTATTATGAATTATTGGCGTTTGATAATCAACTGAAGATCATTGATAGCAATATTGCCATTCAAACAAACGCGCTGGAAATTGTAAAGCAACAAAAAGAAGCAGCCCGGGTAACTGAGCTGGCAGTGCGTAAGTTTGAGGCAGAAGTGCTCAATACCAAAAGTCTGCAATATGGCATTCAGCAGCAGATCACGGAAACCGAGAACCGCATCAACTTTTTGCTGGGCCGTTTCCCGCAGCATATTGTCAGAGACGACAATTCTTTGAATGCAGCCTTGCCGGCCACCATTCAAACCGGTATACCTTCACAACTGTTGAGCAACCGCCCCGATATAAAACAGGCCGAGCTGGAACTGTCTGCCGCCAAGCTGGATATCCAGGTGGCCAAAGCAAAGTTCTATCCATCAGTGGGGATCTCTGCGGGAGTGGGTTGGAATGCGTTTAGTCCTACTTATTTGTTCAGAACGCCCGAGTCGATGTTGTATTCACTCGCAGGCGAACTGGTAGCGCCGTTGGTAAACAAGGCTGCGATAAAAGCAGAGTACATCAACGCCAATGCACGTCAGGTACAAGCTGTTTACAATTACGAGCGTACCATCGTAAACGCGTATGCCGAGGTGGCCAACCAGGTAGCGAAGATCGGTAACCTGGCAAAAAGCTATGACCTGAAGGCACAGCAGGTAATAGCGCTGACCCAGTCTATCGATATTTCTAACGACCTGTTTAAAAACGCACGCGCCGATTACATGGAAGTGTTGTTAACCCAACGCGATGCCCTCGAGTCGAAGTTTGAACTGGTTGAAACCAGGGTGCAGCAAATGAAAGCCATGGTGAATATTTACCAGGCACTCGGTGGCGGTTGGAATTAA